A single region of the Cronobacter condimenti 1330 genome encodes:
- the asnS gene encoding asparagine--tRNA ligase, translating into MSVVPVADVLQGRVAVDSEVTVRGWVRTRRDSKAGISFLAVYDGSCFDPIQAVINNSLPNYNEEVLHLTTGCSVIVTGKVVESPGEGQSFELQATQVEVTGWVDDPDTYPMAAKRHSIEYLREVAHLRPRTNLIGAVARVRHTLAQALHRFFHEQGFFWVSTPLITASDTEGAGEMFRVSTLDLENLPRDGQGKIDFDKDFFGKEAFLTVSGQLNGETYACALSKIYTFGPTFRAENSNTSRHLAEFWMLEPEVAFANLNDVAGLAEAMLKYVFKAVLDERMDDMKFFAERVDKEAVDRLERFISADFAQVDYTDAVAILEKCGEKFENPVYWGVDLASEHERYLAEKHFKAPVVVKNYPKDIKAFYMRLNEDGKTVAAMDVLAPGIGEIIGGSQREERLDVLDARMAEMGLNKEDYWWYRDLRRYGTVPHAGFGLGFERLIAYVTGVQNVRDVIPFPRTPRNANF; encoded by the coding sequence ATGAGCGTTGTGCCTGTAGCCGACGTACTCCAGGGCCGCGTTGCCGTTGACAGTGAAGTCACCGTGCGCGGGTGGGTGCGTACCCGAAGAGATTCAAAAGCTGGCATCTCCTTCCTCGCCGTTTATGACGGTTCCTGCTTTGATCCGATACAGGCTGTCATCAATAATTCTCTGCCCAATTATAATGAAGAGGTGCTGCACCTCACGACGGGCTGTTCTGTTATCGTCACCGGCAAGGTGGTCGAATCCCCGGGCGAAGGCCAGAGCTTTGAGCTGCAGGCAACGCAGGTTGAAGTGACCGGCTGGGTTGACGATCCGGATACCTACCCGATGGCGGCCAAGCGTCACAGCATCGAGTATCTGCGTGAAGTGGCGCACCTGCGTCCGCGTACCAACCTTATCGGCGCGGTGGCCCGTGTGCGTCACACCCTGGCGCAGGCGCTGCACCGTTTCTTCCACGAGCAGGGCTTCTTCTGGGTGTCCACCCCACTGATCACCGCCTCCGATACCGAAGGCGCAGGTGAGATGTTCCGCGTCTCTACACTGGATCTCGAAAACCTGCCGCGCGACGGCCAGGGCAAAATCGATTTCGACAAAGACTTTTTCGGCAAAGAAGCGTTTCTGACGGTTTCTGGCCAGTTGAACGGCGAAACCTACGCCTGCGCGCTGTCGAAAATCTACACCTTCGGCCCTACTTTCCGTGCGGAAAACTCCAACACCAGCCGCCACCTGGCGGAGTTCTGGATGCTGGAGCCGGAAGTGGCATTCGCCAATCTGAATGATGTGGCAGGTCTTGCGGAAGCGATGCTGAAATATGTCTTCAAAGCGGTGCTCGATGAGCGCATGGATGACATGAAATTCTTCGCGGAGCGCGTCGATAAAGAAGCCGTCGACCGTCTGGAGCGATTCATTTCCGCAGACTTTGCGCAGGTGGATTACACCGACGCTGTCGCCATCCTTGAGAAGTGCGGCGAGAAATTTGAAAACCCGGTTTACTGGGGTGTGGATCTGGCATCCGAGCATGAGCGTTATCTCGCTGAGAAACACTTTAAAGCGCCGGTCGTCGTGAAAAACTACCCGAAAGACATTAAAGCGTTTTACATGCGTCTTAACGAAGATGGTAAAACTGTGGCCGCAATGGACGTGCTCGCGCCGGGTATCGGTGAAATCATCGGCGGCTCGCAGCGTGAAGAACGTCTTGACGTGCTCGACGCCCGCATGGCTGAGATGGGTCTTAATAAAGAAGACTACTGGTGGTATCGCGACCTGCGCCGTTACGGCACCGTGCCGCACGCGGGCTTCGGTCTCGGCTTTGAACGTCTGATAGCCTATGTGACTGGTGTTCAAAACGTACGCGATGTTATTCCTTTCCCGCGTACGCCACGTAACGCGAACTTCTAA
- the ssuC gene encoding aliphatic sulfonate ABC transporter permease SsuC, with protein MASASQKWLERAAPWVVPVGVIAFWQLASQTGWLSTRILTSPQSVVETFWRLMASGELWQHLAISSWRAMVGFTIGGLIGLTLGLISGLSRWGERLLDSSIQMLRNVPHLALIPLVILWFGIDESAKIFLVALGTLFPIYINTWHGIRNIDSGLLEMARSYGLSGFSLFRQVILPGALPSIMVGVRFALGLMWLTLIVAETISANSGIGYLAMNAREFLQTDVVVVAIILYALLGKLADLSARALERLWLRWHPAYQLKEANA; from the coding sequence ATGGCAAGCGCTTCGCAAAAATGGCTCGAGCGCGCCGCGCCGTGGGTGGTGCCAGTGGGCGTAATAGCCTTCTGGCAGCTCGCCTCACAAACGGGCTGGCTCTCAACACGCATCCTGACGTCGCCACAGAGCGTGGTGGAAACCTTCTGGCGGCTGATGGCAAGCGGCGAGCTCTGGCAACATCTGGCTATCAGCAGCTGGCGCGCAATGGTGGGCTTTACCATCGGCGGGCTGATTGGGCTCACGCTTGGGCTTATCAGCGGCCTGTCGCGCTGGGGCGAGCGGCTGCTCGACAGCTCGATTCAAATGCTGCGCAACGTGCCGCATCTGGCGCTGATCCCGCTGGTGATTCTGTGGTTCGGCATTGATGAGAGCGCCAAAATTTTTCTGGTGGCGCTCGGCACGCTGTTTCCCATTTATATCAATACCTGGCATGGCATACGTAATATCGACAGCGGCCTGCTGGAGATGGCGCGTAGTTATGGACTGTCAGGCTTTAGCCTTTTCCGGCAGGTCATTCTGCCAGGCGCCCTGCCCTCCATTATGGTTGGCGTGCGCTTTGCACTCGGGTTGATGTGGCTGACGCTTATCGTCGCAGAAACGATTTCAGCGAACTCGGGCATCGGCTATCTCGCAATGAACGCGCGCGAATTTTTGCAAACTGATGTCGTCGTGGTGGCAATTATTCTCTACGCCCTGCTTGGCAAGCTGGCGGACCTCAGCGCCCGGGCGCTGGAACGCCTCTGGCTGCGCTGGCACCCCGCTTACCAGTTAAAGGAGGCGAACGCATGA
- the ssuB gene encoding aliphatic sulfonates ABC transporter ATP-binding protein produces the protein MTTARLNQGTPLLLEGISKRYGAKTILNGLNLHIPAGQFVAVVGRSGGGKSTLLRLLAGLEAPNEGELSAGNAPLADAREDTRMMFQDARLLPWKTVLENVGLGLKGRWQPAARQVLDEVGLGDRAGDWPAALSGGQKQRVALARALIHRPGLLLLDEPLGALDALTRLEMQDLIVSLWREHGFTVLLVTHDVSEAVAMAERVLLIEDGKTGFDLTVDLPHPRRHGTPHLAELEAEVLNRVMRKTPAPVRAVKVG, from the coding sequence ATGACTACCGCACGACTTAACCAGGGCACACCGCTGCTGCTGGAAGGCATCAGCAAACGCTACGGCGCCAAAACTATTCTCAACGGGCTGAACCTGCATATTCCCGCCGGACAATTTGTCGCGGTAGTCGGGCGCAGCGGCGGTGGAAAAAGCACGCTGTTGCGGCTGCTGGCCGGGCTTGAGGCCCCAAACGAGGGCGAGTTGAGCGCTGGCAACGCGCCGCTTGCCGACGCCCGGGAGGATACCCGCATGATGTTTCAGGATGCGCGCCTGCTGCCCTGGAAAACGGTCCTCGAAAACGTGGGGCTGGGCCTTAAAGGTCGCTGGCAGCCGGCGGCACGGCAGGTGCTGGACGAAGTGGGACTTGGCGACCGTGCGGGCGACTGGCCTGCAGCGCTTTCGGGCGGACAGAAACAACGCGTGGCGCTGGCGCGCGCGCTGATTCATCGTCCGGGGTTGCTGCTGCTTGATGAACCGCTCGGGGCGCTGGACGCGCTGACACGTCTTGAGATGCAGGATTTGATTGTATCGCTGTGGCGCGAACACGGGTTTACGGTGCTGCTGGTGACGCACGATGTGAGCGAAGCAGTGGCGATGGCAGAGCGGGTGTTATTGATTGAAGACGGAAAAACTGGCTTTGACCTGACCGTCGATTTACCGCACCCGCGCCGTCACGGCACGCCGCATCTTGCAGAGCTTGAAGCCGAGGTGTTGAACCGTGTGATGCGTAAAACGCCTGCGCCCGTACGGGCAGTAAAGGTGGGGTGA
- the pepN gene encoding aminopeptidase N: protein MTQQPQAKYRHDYRAPDYMITDIDLTFDLDAARTRVTAVSQVNRRVAENAPLRLDGEDLTLISVEVDGTPWTQHRLEEGALVLENVPERFTLKIVNNISPATNTALEGLYQSGEALCTQCEAEGFRHITWYLDRPDVLARFTTKIIADKAKYPYLLSNGNRVAQGELDDGRHWMQWEDPFPKPCYLFALVAGDFDVLRDTFTTRSGRDVALELYVDRGNLDRAGWAMTSLKNSMKWDETRFGLEYDLDIYMIVAVDFFNMGAMENKGLNVFNSKFVLARAETATDKDYLNIERVIGHEYFHNWTGNRVTCRDWFQLSLKEGLTVFRDQEFSSDLGSRAVNRISNVRTMRAMQFAEDASPMAHPIRPDMVIEMNNFYTLTVYEKGSEVIRMLHTLLGEANFQKGMQLYFERHDGSAATCDDFVQAMEDASNVDLSHFRRWYSQSGTPIVTVQDDYNPQTEQYTLTLSQRTPPTADQPEKLPLHIPFDIELYDNEGNVIPLQKEGHPVHHVLNLTQAEQTFVFDNVYFQPVPSLLREFSAPVKLEYKWSDQQLTFLMRHARNDFSRWDAAQSLLATHIKLNVARYQQQQPLSLPLHVADAFRAILLDETLDPALAAEILTLPSQNEIAELFQTIDPQAIAAVHDALTRTLATELADELLAVYNAHKLTGYRIDHADIGKRALRNTCLHYLAFGDAQLADKLVAMQYHEADNMTDALAALATAVAAQLPCRDTLLAEYDDKWHHDGLVMDKWFMLQAMSPAKAVVTNVRALLEHRSFSLGNPNRVRALVGAFATNNPAAFHAEDGSGYRFLVEMLTELNTRNPQVASRLIEPLIRLKRYDDKRQALMRAALEELKALPKLSGDLYEKVSKALA, encoded by the coding sequence ATGACTCAACAGCCACAAGCAAAATACCGCCACGACTACCGTGCGCCGGATTATATGATTACCGATATTGATCTGACCTTCGACCTCGACGCCGCCAGAACGCGGGTCACGGCGGTCAGTCAGGTCAACCGCCGTGTGGCGGAGAATGCGCCGCTGCGTCTGGACGGCGAAGACCTTACCCTGATTTCGGTCGAGGTTGATGGCACGCCCTGGACGCAACATCGCCTGGAAGAGGGCGCGCTGGTGCTGGAAAACGTGCCGGAGCGCTTTACTTTAAAAATCGTCAATAACATTAGCCCAGCGACGAACACTGCGCTGGAAGGGCTATATCAGTCGGGCGAAGCGCTTTGCACCCAGTGCGAAGCGGAAGGTTTCCGTCATATTACCTGGTACCTGGATCGCCCGGACGTGCTGGCCCGCTTCACGACCAAAATTATCGCTGATAAAGCGAAATACCCGTATCTGCTTTCTAACGGCAACCGTGTCGCGCAGGGCGAGCTGGACGATGGCCGTCACTGGATGCAATGGGAAGATCCGTTCCCGAAACCGTGTTATCTGTTCGCGCTGGTAGCGGGCGATTTCGATGTGCTGCGTGATACCTTCACTACCCGTTCCGGGCGTGATGTCGCGCTGGAGCTTTATGTAGATCGCGGCAATCTTGATCGCGCTGGCTGGGCGATGACCTCGCTGAAAAACTCCATGAAGTGGGACGAAACGCGTTTTGGTCTGGAGTACGATCTCGACATCTATATGATAGTTGCGGTGGATTTCTTCAATATGGGCGCGATGGAGAACAAAGGGCTGAATGTCTTTAACTCCAAATTTGTGCTGGCGCGCGCCGAAACCGCGACTGATAAAGACTACCTCAATATTGAACGTGTCATTGGACACGAATATTTCCATAACTGGACCGGTAACCGCGTCACCTGCCGCGACTGGTTCCAGCTCAGCCTGAAAGAGGGGCTAACGGTATTTCGCGATCAGGAGTTCAGCTCCGATCTCGGCTCCCGTGCGGTTAACCGCATCAGCAACGTGCGCACCATGCGTGCTATGCAGTTCGCTGAAGACGCAAGCCCGATGGCGCACCCGATTCGCCCGGACATGGTCATCGAGATGAACAATTTCTACACCCTGACGGTGTATGAAAAAGGCTCCGAAGTGATCCGCATGCTGCATACGCTGCTGGGCGAAGCCAATTTCCAGAAGGGCATGCAGCTCTATTTCGAACGCCATGACGGCAGCGCCGCCACCTGCGACGATTTCGTGCAGGCGATGGAAGATGCGTCCAATGTTGACCTGTCGCATTTCCGCCGCTGGTACAGCCAGTCCGGTACGCCGATTGTCACCGTACAGGATGACTACAACCCGCAAACCGAGCAGTACACCCTGACGCTAAGCCAGAGAACGCCGCCGACGGCGGATCAGCCGGAAAAACTGCCGCTGCATATTCCGTTTGATATTGAGCTTTATGACAACGAAGGTAACGTGATCCCGCTGCAAAAAGAGGGGCATCCGGTGCACCACGTGCTGAACCTCACCCAGGCGGAGCAGACCTTCGTTTTCGACAATGTCTATTTCCAGCCGGTGCCGTCGCTGTTGCGTGAATTCTCCGCTCCCGTGAAGCTTGAATACAAATGGAGCGATCAGCAGTTGACGTTCCTGATGCGTCACGCACGCAACGATTTCTCCCGCTGGGACGCGGCGCAGAGCCTGCTTGCCACCCATATCAAACTGAATGTCGCGCGTTATCAGCAGCAGCAACCGCTGTCGCTGCCGCTGCACGTCGCGGATGCCTTCCGCGCGATCCTGCTTGATGAGACCCTCGATCCGGCACTGGCGGCAGAGATCCTGACACTGCCGTCGCAGAATGAAATTGCCGAGCTGTTCCAGACTATCGACCCGCAGGCTATCGCCGCTGTGCATGATGCACTGACGCGCACGCTTGCCACTGAACTGGCCGATGAACTACTGGCGGTCTACAACGCCCATAAGCTGACCGGTTATCGTATCGATCATGCGGATATCGGCAAGCGCGCGCTGCGTAACACCTGCCTGCACTATCTGGCGTTTGGCGATGCACAACTGGCCGATAAACTGGTTGCGATGCAGTACCACGAGGCGGACAACATGACCGACGCGCTCGCGGCCCTTGCAACGGCCGTGGCAGCACAGCTGCCGTGTCGCGATACGCTGCTTGCCGAATATGACGACAAGTGGCATCACGACGGTCTGGTGATGGACAAATGGTTTATGTTGCAGGCCATGAGCCCGGCGAAAGCGGTGGTGACCAATGTCCGTGCACTGCTGGAGCATCGTTCATTCAGCCTCGGTAACCCCAACCGCGTTCGTGCGCTGGTCGGCGCGTTTGCCACCAACAATCCGGCGGCCTTCCATGCCGAGGATGGCAGCGGTTATCGTTTCCTGGTGGAGATGCTCACCGAGCTCAATACGCGCAACCCGCAGGTGGCGTCACGTCTGATTGAGCCGCTGATCCGCCTGAAACGTTATGACGACAAACGTCAGGCGCTGATGCGTGCGGCGCTGGAAGAGTTAAAAGCGCTACCGAAGTTATCTGGCGATTTGTATGAGAAAGTGAGTAAAGCGCTGGCGTAA
- the ssuD gene encoding FMNH2-dependent alkanesulfonate monooxygenase — MSLNLFWFLPTHGDGHYLGSDAGARPVDHGYLQQIAQAADRLGFTGVLIPTGRSCEDAWLVAASMIPVTQRLKFLVALRPSVVSPTVAARQAATLDRLSNGRALFNLVTGSDPQELAGDGVFLDHTARYEASAEFTRVWRRLLEGEKVDFDGKHIKVRGAQLLFPPVQQPRPPLYFGGSSDVAQDLAAEQVDLYLTWGEPPELVKEKIAQVRAKAAAHGRTVRFGIRLHVIVRETNDEAWQAADRLIAHLDDETIAKAQTAFARQDSVGQQRMAALHGGRRDQLEISPNLWAGVGLVRGGAGTALVGDGPTVAARINEYAALGIDSFILSGYPHLEEAYRVGELLFPHLDVTIPEVPQPRTLAAQGEAVANEFIPRRVAQS; from the coding sequence ATGAGTCTGAATCTGTTCTGGTTTTTACCGACCCACGGCGATGGGCATTATCTCGGCAGCGATGCGGGCGCTCGTCCGGTGGACCACGGCTATTTACAGCAGATAGCCCAGGCCGCGGACCGTCTGGGATTCACCGGCGTGCTGATCCCAACCGGACGCTCCTGCGAGGACGCCTGGCTGGTCGCCGCCTCGATGATTCCGGTGACGCAGCGACTGAAGTTTCTGGTGGCCCTGCGCCCGTCGGTCGTCTCACCGACCGTGGCAGCGCGCCAGGCCGCAACGCTCGACCGGCTTTCCAATGGCCGTGCCCTGTTTAACCTGGTGACAGGCAGCGATCCGCAGGAGCTGGCGGGCGATGGCGTTTTCCTCGATCACACTGCGCGCTATGAGGCTTCAGCCGAATTTACCCGTGTCTGGCGACGCCTGCTGGAAGGCGAGAAAGTCGATTTTGATGGCAAGCATATTAAGGTGCGTGGTGCCCAGTTGCTTTTCCCGCCAGTACAGCAGCCGCGCCCGCCACTCTATTTCGGCGGATCGTCTGATGTCGCGCAGGATCTCGCTGCCGAGCAGGTAGATCTCTATCTCACCTGGGGCGAGCCGCCTGAACTCGTGAAAGAAAAAATCGCCCAGGTTCGCGCCAAAGCGGCGGCGCACGGACGTACGGTGCGCTTTGGCATCCGTCTGCATGTGATTGTCCGCGAAACGAATGACGAGGCGTGGCAGGCCGCCGACCGGCTGATTGCGCATCTGGATGACGAGACGATAGCGAAAGCCCAGACGGCGTTTGCGCGTCAGGATTCGGTCGGCCAGCAGCGCATGGCAGCGCTGCACGGCGGGCGTCGCGACCAGCTTGAAATTAGCCCTAACCTTTGGGCGGGCGTGGGCCTGGTACGCGGCGGCGCGGGAACGGCGCTGGTGGGCGATGGCCCAACGGTGGCGGCGCGGATCAATGAATACGCGGCACTCGGCATCGACAGCTTTATTCTCTCCGGCTATCCGCATCTTGAAGAGGCGTACCGGGTGGGCGAGCTGCTGTTCCCGCATCTGGACGTCACCATCCCCGAAGTGCCCCAGCCGCGTACGCTCGCGGCGCAGGGCGAGGCGGTGGCCAACGAATTTATTCCGCGCCGCGTGGCGCAGAGTTAA
- the pncB gene encoding nicotinate phosphoribosyltransferase, which produces MTQYASPLLQTLLDTDAYKLHMQQAVFHHYADVHVTAEFRCRGDDLLGIYADAIREQVDAMQHLALSDVEFQWLSGLPFFKADYLAWLKNFRYDPSQVQIRNDGGKLDIRMSGPWREVIMWEVPLLAVISELVHRYRSPQASVDQALTHLDVKLQDFRAMTDGLDLSAFRLMDFGTRRRFSREVQQAIVERLKQEPWFIGTSNYDLARRLSLTPMGTQAHEWFQAHQQISPDLANSQIAALQAWLDEYPDMLGIALTDCITMDAFLRDFGPAFAGRYQGLRHDSGDPIQWGEKAITHYQALGIDPLSKTLIFSDNLDFAKAIELYRHFADRIKLGFGIGTRLTCDIPQVKPLNIVIKLVECNGRPVAKLSDSPGKTICHDKAFVRALRKAFDLPQVRKAS; this is translated from the coding sequence ATGACACAATACGCTTCCCCCCTATTGCAAACGCTGCTGGATACGGACGCCTATAAGCTGCATATGCAGCAGGCGGTTTTTCACCACTATGCTGACGTGCATGTGACAGCAGAATTTCGCTGCCGTGGTGACGATCTGCTGGGCATTTATGCCGACGCCATTCGCGAACAGGTTGACGCTATGCAACATCTGGCGCTTTCCGACGTCGAATTTCAGTGGCTCTCCGGCCTGCCGTTTTTCAAAGCGGACTACCTCGCCTGGCTGAAAAACTTCCGTTATGACCCCTCGCAGGTACAAATTCGTAACGATGGCGGCAAACTCGACATTCGCATGAGCGGCCCGTGGCGTGAAGTTATCATGTGGGAAGTGCCGCTGCTGGCGGTCATCAGCGAACTGGTGCACCGCTATCGTTCCCCGCAGGCGAGCGTCGATCAAGCGCTGACGCATCTCGATGTCAAATTGCAGGATTTCCGTGCGATGACTGACGGGCTCGATCTGAGCGCGTTCCGCCTCATGGATTTCGGCACCCGCCGTCGTTTTTCACGCGAAGTTCAGCAGGCCATCGTTGAGCGGCTCAAGCAGGAACCGTGGTTTATCGGCACCAGCAACTATGACCTCGCGCGTCGTCTCTCTCTGACACCAATGGGCACTCAGGCTCATGAATGGTTTCAGGCGCATCAACAAATAAGCCCGGATCTTGCCAATAGCCAGATTGCAGCGTTGCAGGCGTGGCTCGATGAATATCCGGATATGCTCGGCATCGCGCTGACTGACTGTATTACGATGGATGCGTTCCTGCGTGACTTTGGCCCGGCGTTCGCCGGACGCTATCAGGGGCTGCGCCATGACTCTGGTGACCCGATCCAGTGGGGCGAAAAAGCCATCACGCATTATCAGGCACTCGGTATCGACCCGCTCAGCAAGACGCTGATTTTTTCCGACAATCTCGATTTCGCTAAAGCGATTGAGCTCTATCGCCATTTTGCCGATCGCATTAAGCTCGGCTTTGGCATCGGCACCCGCCTGACCTGCGATATCCCACAGGTGAAGCCGCTCAACATTGTGATTAAGCTTGTCGAGTGTAATGGCCGCCCGGTCGCCAAGCTCTCTGACAGCCCTGGCAAAACCATCTGTCATGACAAAGCGTTCGTGCGCGCGTTGCGCAAAGCCTTCGACCTGCCGCAGGTGCGCAAAGCAAGCTAA